From the genome of Malus domestica chromosome 04, GDT2T_hap1, one region includes:
- the LOC103433727 gene encoding uncharacterized protein, whose amino-acid sequence MATIAFGSSLVSVRAEQTDAVRSSLLYTQNFNFLRLKRSCASSMTRWRGVGVPRATAEAVGGGVIERGEEVKEKDKGSVLRVGVVCGGPSAERGISLNSARSVLDHIQGGDIHVNCYYLDAGLNAFAISPAQVYSNTPADFDFKLESLAQGFRSLSDFAEHLAGSVDIVFPVIHGQFGEDGGIQELLEKYNVPFVGTGSSECCQAFDKYNASLELSKQGFITVPSCLVQGSEADESELSKWFARNQLDVESGKVVVKPARAGSSIGVTVAYGVADTFSKANAIITEGIDSKVLVEIFLEGGSEFTAIVLDVGSGLDSHPVVLLPSEVELQFHDSVDKDAIFNYRRKYLPTQQVAYHTPPRFPIGVIESIREGASQLFRKLGLRDFARIDGWFLPNSIHVPTLSDSKFGRTEMGTIFYTDINLISGMEQTSFLFQQASKVGFSHSNILRSIIRRACMRYPNLAPFCSASDHVPRRSKTSLRSEPVCKGKRKVFVIFGGDSSERQVSLISGTNVWLNLQAFDDLEVIPCLLAPTIVKNKVDLSSRTVWSLPYSLVLRHTIEEVLDACVEAIEPDRVAHTSHLRDRVVHDLTEGLKKHSWFTGFDITDELPVKLSVEQWIKLAKEVQATVFLSVHGGIGEDGTLQSLLEVEGIPHTGPGVMASKICMDKLATSLALNHLSDLGVLTINKDLRRKEDLISSSIPNLWHELTSKLHCETLCVKPARDGCSTGVGRLCCADDLLVYVKALEDCLHRIPPNSFSKAHGTIEMPNPPPELLIFEPFIETDNIIVSSKSRNEKGHQILWSGESRWVEITVGVVGTQGSMRSLTPSITVRESGDILTLEEKFQGGTGINLTPPPSSIISNEALQKCKKHIEIIANSLELEGFSRIDAFVNVDSGEVLMIEVNTVPGMTPSTVLIHQALAEEPPLYPHEFFRTLLDLALERTVYTP is encoded by the exons ATGGCGACGATCGCATTTGGTTCCAGCCTTGTTTCAGTTCGCGCCGAGCAAACCGACGCTGTTCGGAGCTCGCTGCTGTACACCCAGAACTTCAATTTCTTGCGGTTGAAGAGAAGCTGTGCTTCGTCGATGACGCGGTGGCGCGGCGTCGGAGTTCCACGCGCCACTGCGGAGGCGGTGGGCGGTGGAGTTATTGAGAGGGGAGAGGAggtgaaagagaaggacaaaggCAGCGTTCTGAGAGTTGGCGTCGTTTGCGGAGGTCCCTCGGCGGAGCGTGGGATTTCTCTCAACTCGGCTCGATCAGTTCTCGATCACATTCAG GGAGGTGATATACATGTGAATTGCTATTACCTTGACGCTGGCCTCAATGCATTTGCAATATCCCCTGCTCAG GTTTACTCAAACACTCCCGCGGATTTTGATTTTAAACTCGAAAG CCTTGCCCAAGGTTTCCGGTCTTTGTCTGACTTCGCTGAACATCTAGCTGGCTCTGTGGACATAGTGTTCCCAGTCATACACGGTCAATTTGGTGAAGACGGTGGCATTCAG GAGCTGCTGGAAAAGTATAACGTTCCATTTGTTGGCACGGGATCAAGTGAATGTTGCCAAGCATTCGATAAG TACAATGCTTCGTTGGAGCTCAGCAAACAAGGATTTATAACAGTACCAAGTTGTTTAGTACAG GGAAGTGAAGCAGATGAATCTGAACTGTCAAAATGGTTTGCAAGAAATCAACTGGATGTTGAGTCAGGGAAAGTTGTG GTAAAACCAGCACGAGCGGGATCAAGCATTGGTGTTACAGTTGCATATGGTGTGGCTGATACTTTTAGCAAGGCTAATGCAATTATTACAGAG GGAATTGACTCCAAAGTCCTTGTAGAAATATTTCTTGAAGGAGGGAGTGAGTTTACAGCAATTGTTCTTGATGTGGGGTCTGGATTAGATTCCCATCCTGTTGTATTACTACCAAGCGAG GTAGAACTTCAATTCCATGACAGTGTTGATAAGGATGCAATTTTCAACTACAGGAGGAAATATCTTCCAACACAACAG GTTGCTTATCATACCCCACCTCGTTTTCCGATTGGTGTTATCGAAAGTATTCGAGAAGGAGCATCTCAGTTATTCAGAAAGCTTGGTCTTCGTGACTTTGCTCGTATTGATGGATGGTTTCTCCCTAATTCTATTCATGTACCAACATTGTCAGATAGCAAATTCGGAAGGACTGAGATGGGTACAATATTCTATACTGACATTAATCTG ATTAGTGGGATGGAGCAGACCAGCTTTTTATTTCAGCAAGCCTCGAAG GTTGGATTTTCTCATTCAAATATTCTCCGGAGCATAATCCGGCGTGCTTGTATGCGGTATCCAAACCTTGCACCATTTTGTAGTGCATCAGATCATGTTCCTAGAAGATCAAAAACTTCACTGCGTAGTGAACCAGTTTGCAAGGGTAAGCGcaaagtttttgttatttttggaGGAGACTCATCAGAGAGACAGGTATCTCTTATCAGCGGAACAAACGTTTGGCTTAATTTGCAAGCTTTTGACGAT CTTGAAGTGATTCCATGTTTGCTTGCCCCCACAATTGTCAAAAACAAGGTTGATTTGAGTTCCAGAACCGTTTGGTCTTTACC TTACTCTCTTGTTCTGAGACACACCATAGAGGAAGTTCTTGATGCATGCGTAGAGGCAATTGAACCAGACCGAGTTGCTCATACATCTCACTTAAGGGACAGAGTTGTTCACGATCTTACAGAAGGCTTGAAGAAACATTCTTGGTTCACGGGGTTTGATATCACTGACGAACTGCCCGTAAAATTATCGGTTGAACAGTGGATCAAGCTAGCCAAGGAAGTTCAGGCTACAGTTTTTCTTTCAG TGCATGGAGGCATTGGTGAAGATGGCACACTTCAGTCTTTGTTGGAGGTTGAAGGGATTCCACATACAG GTCCTGGGGTGATGGCATCAAAGATTTGTATGGACAAACTTGCAACGTCCCTTGCTCTTAATCAT CTGTCGGATTTGGGAGTTCTTACTATCAACAAAGATTTGAGGAGAAAAGAAGATCTCATTAGTTCATCAATACCAAATCTATGGCATGAATTGACCTCAAAGCTTCACTGTGAAACATTATGTGTTAAACCTGCAAGAGATGGATGCTCAACGGGGGTTGGAAGGTTATG CTGCGCTGATGACCTTTTAGTGTATGTAAAAGCATTGGAAGACTGTCTTCACCGGATTCCTCCTAATAGTTTCTCTAAG GCGCATGGAACAATTGAGATGCCAAACCCCCCTCCAGAGCTCTTAATCTTCGAGCCTTTTATCGAGACCGATAATATAATTGTTTCATCAAAATCTAGAAATGAAAAGGGGCATCAGATCTTGTGGAGCGGAGAGAGTAGATGGGTTGAAATAACTGTCGGAGTTGTTGGAACACAAGGATCTATGCGCTCGCTGACTCCTAGCATCACGGTCAGGGAGAGTGGTGACATTTTAACACTTGAGGAGAAATTCCAAG GTGGGACTGGCATCAATCTGACTCCACCTCCATCATCTATTATTAG CAACGAGGCCTTGCAGAAATGTAAAAAACATATCGAAATAATTGCAAATAGTCTTGAATTAGAAGGATTTTCACGGATTGATGCATTTGTCAACGTGGACAGTGGAGAG GTCTTGATGATAGAGGTCAACACAGTGCCTGGAATGACGCCTTCGACTGTCCTGATTCATCAG GCGCTAGCCGAGGAACCTCCCTTGTACCCTCACGAGTTTTTCCGGACGCTGCTTGATTTAGCATTAGAGAGGACCGTTTATACGCCTTAG
- the LOC103433728 gene encoding probable inactive purple acid phosphatase 28, with product MESPSSAANWKYQTLSEDVDSSVESSSSAANWKHSVLYLSFLCSVIYFFHTQISHNLLIGHRPVRVKKTSPDLPLRFRSDGTFKILQVADMHYGNGRLTRCRDVLDSEFDWCSDLNTSHFLRKMIEAEKPHFIAFTGDNIFGSSSVDAAESMLRAFGPAIDSGVPWAAVLGNHDQESTMTREELMSFISLMDYSVSQVNPLAEDLSKGGSAKNIDGFGNYDLRVYGAPGSYLANTSILNLFFLDSGDRETVEGVQTYGWIKESQLHWLRDISQGFQGHIGYLDRSAEAFPPDKPPALVFFHIPIPEVRQLWHKKIVGQFQEAVACSKVNSGVLQTLVSMGDVKAVFMGHDHTNDFCGNLDGIWFCYGGGFGYHGYGNARWPRRARVILAELGKGKKGWMGVERIKTWKRLDDEKLSKIDEQVLWKHEPAG from the exons ATGGAATCGCCGTCCTCGGCAGCAAACTGGAAATACCAGACGCTGTCCGAAGATGTTGACTCTTCAGTGGAATCGTCGTCCTCGGCAGCAAACTGGAAACACTCGGTCCTGTATTTGTCTTTCCTCTGCTCAGTCATCTACTTTTTTCACACCCAAATCTCTCACAATTTGCTAATCGGCCATCGGCCTGTCAGAGTAAAAAAAACCAGCCCAGATCTTCCCCTTCGTTTCCGGTCCGACGGAACCTTCAAAATCCTGCAG GTGGCTGATATGCATTACGGGAATGGAAGGTTGACTCGCTGCCGAGATGTGTTGGACTCCGAGTTTGACTGGTGTTCTGATCTCAACACCTCCCACTTCCTGAGGAAGATGATTGAAGCTGAGAAGCCTCATTTCATTGCTTTTACAG GAGATAATATATTCGGGTCAAGCTCTGTTGATGCTGCTGAATCCATGCTTAGAGCATTTGGTCCTGCCATTGATTCAGGAGTTCCGTGGGCAGCAGTTTTAGGAAACCACGACCAAGAATCTACGATGACACGTGAGGAACTGATGTCTTTTATCTCACTTATGGATTATTCAGTTTCACAAGTTAATCCATTAGCTGAGGATCTCTCTAAAGGAGGAAGCGCGAAAAACATTGATGGATTTGGCAATTATGATCTGAGAGTATATGGTGCCCCGGGATCCTATTTGGCAAACACAAGCATCCTCAATCTTTTCTTTCTTGACAGTGGAGATAGGGAAActgttgaaggagttcaaactTATGGTTGGATTAAGGAATCTCAACTCCATTGGCTTCGTGACATTTCTCAGGGATTTCAG GGCCACATTGGATATCTAGATCGCTCAGCAGAGGCTTTTCCTCCGGACAAACCACCAGCGCTTGTATTTTTTCATATCCCAATTCCAGAGGTCCGGCAGCTGTGGCACAAAAAGATTGTTGGCCAGTTTCAGGAGGCTGTGGCATGTTCAAAAGTGAACTCAGGAGTTTTGCAGACCCTTGTATCCATGGGAGACGTGAAAGCCGTGTTCATGGGACACGATCATACCAATGACTTCTGCGGGAATCTTGATGGTATTTGGTTTTGTTATGGTGGGGGCTTCGGGTACCATGGTTATGGAAACGCTAGGTGGCCAAGGAGAGCAAGGGTCATATTGGCAGAACTTGGGAAGGGAAAGAAAGGCTGGATGGGCGTTGAGAGGATTAAGACATGGAAGCGTCTTGACGACGAGAAACTGAGCAAGATTGATGAGCAAGTCTTGTGGAAACATGAACCAGCAGGATAG